One window of the Pseudochaenichthys georgianus chromosome 21, fPseGeo1.2, whole genome shotgun sequence genome contains the following:
- the ppp2r3b gene encoding serine/threonine-protein phosphatase 2A regulatory subunit B'' subunit beta isoform X1: MPSPQVLQPVLKMKVDELFLNWLSDDATQSLLKDYLDLIKSGQYIDLSSGDAQEKKALSFNENNNVASQRNLAEKKPAPLGTPSSPPSASTLPSGSNSSTRVTGPNGRVLRRSVSTKKAQVRTEKPVPTALSESIPKFYFPKGRPQANINIDTLITKIEKTFSQFPNERATIEDMGQVAKACECPFYWKMPLFCLAGGDRTGFVSVHKFVAMWRKTLQTCHDDATKFVHLLAKPCCNYLEQDDFIPFLQDVVNTHAGLAFLKEAPDFHSRYITTVIQRIFYNVNRSWTGKITCCELRKSNLLQNLALLEQEDDVNQLTDFFSYEHFYVIYCKFWELDTDHDLYIDQKDLAQHNDQALSQKMIERIFSGTVTRDRKVYKEGRLSYADFVWFLISEEDKKTDTSIEYWFRCMDLDGDGVLSMYELEYFYEDQCQKLETMAIEPLPFEDCLCQMLDLVKPEVDGKITLRDLKRCKLSHIFFDTFFNIEKYLDHEQKDPFSVIREMETESQEFSDWEKYAAEEYDILVAEEAANDQCNDAYENPLSPLGQHISTELGLTKRHFFQIPSPHCNLDEYEYEDDFE; this comes from the exons ATGCCGTCCCCACAAGTCCTCCAGCCTGTTCTTAAGATGAAGGTGGATGAGCTTTTCCTCAACTGGCTGAGTGATGATGCAACACAGTCACTACTCAAAGATTATCTCGACCTAATCAAAAGTGGACAATACATCGACTTGAGCAGTGGAGATGCCCAGGAGAAGAAGGCATTGTCCTTCAATGAGAACAACAACGTGGCATCCCAAAGGAACCTTGCAGAGAAGAAGCCTGCTCCCCTTGGTACTCCCTCCAGCCCCCCGTCTGCCAGCACACTTCCTTCTGGCAGTAACAGTAGTACCAGAGTGACCGGACCCAATGGCCGAGTACTACGGAGGTCTGTCAGCACAAAAAAG GCCCAGGTGAGGACGGAGAAGCCCGTCCCCACAGCGCTGAGTGAAAGCATTCCAAAGTTTTACTTCCCAAAGGGACGGCCGCAAGCCAACATCAACATCGACACCCTCATTACCAAAATTGAGAAAACATTTTCCCAATTCCCAAATGAAAGGGCCACCATTGAGGACATGGGGCAGGTCGCCAAG GCCTGTGAGTGTCCTTTCTACTGGAAAATGCCATTGTTCTGCTTGGCTGGAGGCGACAGGACCGGCTTCGTGTCCGTTCACAAGTTCGTGGCTATGTGGAGAAA GACTCTGCAGACCTGTCACGACGACGCTACTAAATTTGTGCACCTCTTGGCCAAGCCTTGCTGTAATTACCTGGAACAAGACGACTTTATTCCATTCCTGCAG GATGTGGTGAACACACACGCAGGCCTGGCCTTTCTGAAGGAGGCACCGGACTTTCACTCACGATACATCACAACG GTGATTCAGAGGATATTCTACAATGTGAATCGTTCATGGACCGGAAAAATAACATGTTGTGAGCTCAGGAAAAGTAACTTACTTCAG AATCTGGCGCTGCTGGAGCAGGAGGACGACGTGAACCAGCTGACAGACTTCTTCTCTTATGAACATTTCTACGTTATCTACTGCAAGTTCTGGGAGTTGGACACCGACCACGACCTCTACATAGACCAGAAAGACCTGGCCCAGCACAATGACCAAG CCCTTTCCCAGAAGATGATTGAGAGGATATTCTCAGGGACAGTCACAAG AGACCGAAAGGTGTACAAGGAGGGGCGGCTGAGTTACGCTGATTTTGTCTGGTTCCTCATCTCTGAGGAGGACAAGAAGACCGACACCAG TATAGAGTACTGGTTCCGCTGTATGGACCTGGACGGGGACGGCGTGCTCAGCATGTACGAGCTGGAGTACTTCTATGAGGATCAGTGCCAGAAGCTGGAGACCATGGCCATCGAGCCCCTCCCCTTCGAGGACTGCCTCTGCCAAATGCTGGACCTCGTCAAGCCGGAAGTGGACG GTAAGATCACTCTGCGGGACCTGAAGAGGTGCAAGTTGTCCCACATCTTCTTCGACACGTTCTTCAACATCGAGAAGTACCTGGACCACGAGCAGAAGGACCCGTTCTCTGTCATCAGG gagatggagacagaGAGCCAAGAGTTCTCCGACTGGGAGAAGTACGCTGCGGAGGAGTACGACATCCTGGTGGCCGAGGAGGCCGCCAACGATCAGTGCAACGACGC GTATGAAAATCCTCTGAGCCCTTTAGGGCAGCACATCTCCACCGAGCTGGGTCTGACAAAGAGACACTTCTTTCAGATCCCCAGTCCACACTGCAACCTGGACGAGTATGAGTATGAAGATGACTTTGAGTGA
- the ppp2r3b gene encoding serine/threonine-protein phosphatase 2A regulatory subunit B'' subunit beta isoform X3 → MRMRELSLRQDPDLRKELALLARGCDFVLPSRFKKRLRAFQQGQAQVRTEKPVPTALSESIPKFYFPKGRPQANINIDTLITKIEKTFSQFPNERATIEDMGQVAKACECPFYWKMPLFCLAGGDRTGFVSVHKFVAMWRKTLQTCHDDATKFVHLLAKPCCNYLEQDDFIPFLQDVVNTHAGLAFLKEAPDFHSRYITTVIQRIFYNVNRSWTGKITCCELRKSNLLQNLALLEQEDDVNQLTDFFSYEHFYVIYCKFWELDTDHDLYIDQKDLAQHNDQALSQKMIERIFSGTVTRDRKVYKEGRLSYADFVWFLISEEDKKTDTSIEYWFRCMDLDGDGVLSMYELEYFYEDQCQKLETMAIEPLPFEDCLCQMLDLVKPEVDGKITLRDLKRCKLSHIFFDTFFNIEKYLDHEQKDPFSVIREMETESQEFSDWEKYAAEEYDILVAEEAANDQCNDAYENPLSPLGQHISTELGLTKRHFFQIPSPHCNLDEYEYEDDFE, encoded by the exons ATGAGGATGAGGGAGCTCTCTCTGCGTCAGGACCCTGACCTGAGGAAGGAGTTGGCCCTGCTGGCACGCGGCTGTGACTTTGTTCTGCCCTCTCGATTCAAGAAGAGGCTCAGAGCCTTCCAACAAGGACAG GCCCAGGTGAGGACGGAGAAGCCCGTCCCCACAGCGCTGAGTGAAAGCATTCCAAAGTTTTACTTCCCAAAGGGACGGCCGCAAGCCAACATCAACATCGACACCCTCATTACCAAAATTGAGAAAACATTTTCCCAATTCCCAAATGAAAGGGCCACCATTGAGGACATGGGGCAGGTCGCCAAG GCCTGTGAGTGTCCTTTCTACTGGAAAATGCCATTGTTCTGCTTGGCTGGAGGCGACAGGACCGGCTTCGTGTCCGTTCACAAGTTCGTGGCTATGTGGAGAAA GACTCTGCAGACCTGTCACGACGACGCTACTAAATTTGTGCACCTCTTGGCCAAGCCTTGCTGTAATTACCTGGAACAAGACGACTTTATTCCATTCCTGCAG GATGTGGTGAACACACACGCAGGCCTGGCCTTTCTGAAGGAGGCACCGGACTTTCACTCACGATACATCACAACG GTGATTCAGAGGATATTCTACAATGTGAATCGTTCATGGACCGGAAAAATAACATGTTGTGAGCTCAGGAAAAGTAACTTACTTCAG AATCTGGCGCTGCTGGAGCAGGAGGACGACGTGAACCAGCTGACAGACTTCTTCTCTTATGAACATTTCTACGTTATCTACTGCAAGTTCTGGGAGTTGGACACCGACCACGACCTCTACATAGACCAGAAAGACCTGGCCCAGCACAATGACCAAG CCCTTTCCCAGAAGATGATTGAGAGGATATTCTCAGGGACAGTCACAAG AGACCGAAAGGTGTACAAGGAGGGGCGGCTGAGTTACGCTGATTTTGTCTGGTTCCTCATCTCTGAGGAGGACAAGAAGACCGACACCAG TATAGAGTACTGGTTCCGCTGTATGGACCTGGACGGGGACGGCGTGCTCAGCATGTACGAGCTGGAGTACTTCTATGAGGATCAGTGCCAGAAGCTGGAGACCATGGCCATCGAGCCCCTCCCCTTCGAGGACTGCCTCTGCCAAATGCTGGACCTCGTCAAGCCGGAAGTGGACG GTAAGATCACTCTGCGGGACCTGAAGAGGTGCAAGTTGTCCCACATCTTCTTCGACACGTTCTTCAACATCGAGAAGTACCTGGACCACGAGCAGAAGGACCCGTTCTCTGTCATCAGG gagatggagacagaGAGCCAAGAGTTCTCCGACTGGGAGAAGTACGCTGCGGAGGAGTACGACATCCTGGTGGCCGAGGAGGCCGCCAACGATCAGTGCAACGACGC GTATGAAAATCCTCTGAGCCCTTTAGGGCAGCACATCTCCACCGAGCTGGGTCTGACAAAGAGACACTTCTTTCAGATCCCCAGTCCACACTGCAACCTGGACGAGTATGAGTATGAAGATGACTTTGAGTGA
- the ppp2r3b gene encoding serine/threonine-protein phosphatase 2A regulatory subunit B'' subunit beta isoform X2, which translates to MPSPQVLQPVLKMKVDELFLNWLSDDATQSLLKDYLDLIKSGQYIDLSSGDAQEKKALSFNENNNVASQRNLAEKKPAPLGTPSSPPSASTLPSGSNSSTRVTGPNGRVLRRSVSTKKAQVRTEKPVPTALSESIPKFYFPKGRPQANINIDTLITKIEKTFSQFPNERATIEDMGQVAKACECPFYWKMPLFCLAGGDRTGFVSVHKFVAMWRKTLQTCHDDATKFVHLLAKPCCNYLEQDDFIPFLQDVVNTHAGLAFLKEAPDFHSRYITTVIQRIFYNVNRSWTGKITCCELRKSNLLQNLALLEQEDDVNQLTDFFSYEHFYVIYCKFWELDTDHDLYIDQKDLAQHNDQALSQKMIERIFSGTVTRDRKVYKEGRLSYADFVWFLISEEDKKTDTSIEYWFRCMDLDGDGVLSMYELEYFYEDQCQKLETMAIEPLPFEDCLCQMLDLVKPEVDGKITLRDLKRCKLSHIFFDTFFNIEKYLDHEQKDPFSVIREMETESQEFSDWEKYAAEEYDILVAEEAANDQCNDANTTNF; encoded by the exons ATGCCGTCCCCACAAGTCCTCCAGCCTGTTCTTAAGATGAAGGTGGATGAGCTTTTCCTCAACTGGCTGAGTGATGATGCAACACAGTCACTACTCAAAGATTATCTCGACCTAATCAAAAGTGGACAATACATCGACTTGAGCAGTGGAGATGCCCAGGAGAAGAAGGCATTGTCCTTCAATGAGAACAACAACGTGGCATCCCAAAGGAACCTTGCAGAGAAGAAGCCTGCTCCCCTTGGTACTCCCTCCAGCCCCCCGTCTGCCAGCACACTTCCTTCTGGCAGTAACAGTAGTACCAGAGTGACCGGACCCAATGGCCGAGTACTACGGAGGTCTGTCAGCACAAAAAAG GCCCAGGTGAGGACGGAGAAGCCCGTCCCCACAGCGCTGAGTGAAAGCATTCCAAAGTTTTACTTCCCAAAGGGACGGCCGCAAGCCAACATCAACATCGACACCCTCATTACCAAAATTGAGAAAACATTTTCCCAATTCCCAAATGAAAGGGCCACCATTGAGGACATGGGGCAGGTCGCCAAG GCCTGTGAGTGTCCTTTCTACTGGAAAATGCCATTGTTCTGCTTGGCTGGAGGCGACAGGACCGGCTTCGTGTCCGTTCACAAGTTCGTGGCTATGTGGAGAAA GACTCTGCAGACCTGTCACGACGACGCTACTAAATTTGTGCACCTCTTGGCCAAGCCTTGCTGTAATTACCTGGAACAAGACGACTTTATTCCATTCCTGCAG GATGTGGTGAACACACACGCAGGCCTGGCCTTTCTGAAGGAGGCACCGGACTTTCACTCACGATACATCACAACG GTGATTCAGAGGATATTCTACAATGTGAATCGTTCATGGACCGGAAAAATAACATGTTGTGAGCTCAGGAAAAGTAACTTACTTCAG AATCTGGCGCTGCTGGAGCAGGAGGACGACGTGAACCAGCTGACAGACTTCTTCTCTTATGAACATTTCTACGTTATCTACTGCAAGTTCTGGGAGTTGGACACCGACCACGACCTCTACATAGACCAGAAAGACCTGGCCCAGCACAATGACCAAG CCCTTTCCCAGAAGATGATTGAGAGGATATTCTCAGGGACAGTCACAAG AGACCGAAAGGTGTACAAGGAGGGGCGGCTGAGTTACGCTGATTTTGTCTGGTTCCTCATCTCTGAGGAGGACAAGAAGACCGACACCAG TATAGAGTACTGGTTCCGCTGTATGGACCTGGACGGGGACGGCGTGCTCAGCATGTACGAGCTGGAGTACTTCTATGAGGATCAGTGCCAGAAGCTGGAGACCATGGCCATCGAGCCCCTCCCCTTCGAGGACTGCCTCTGCCAAATGCTGGACCTCGTCAAGCCGGAAGTGGACG GTAAGATCACTCTGCGGGACCTGAAGAGGTGCAAGTTGTCCCACATCTTCTTCGACACGTTCTTCAACATCGAGAAGTACCTGGACCACGAGCAGAAGGACCCGTTCTCTGTCATCAGG gagatggagacagaGAGCCAAGAGTTCTCCGACTGGGAGAAGTACGCTGCGGAGGAGTACGACATCCTGGTGGCCGAGGAGGCCGCCAACGATCAGTGCAACGACGC GAACACCACCAACTTCTAA
- the LOC117466183 gene encoding LOW QUALITY PROTEIN: cohesin subunit SA-2 (The sequence of the model RefSeq protein was modified relative to this genomic sequence to represent the inferred CDS: inserted 6 bases in 4 codons; deleted 1 base in 1 codon): MIPEPTASAATRASKQRKNSHDEANSSAAXSEDESGKENRQKSARRRKRAHTGSENVKRKRAKASGSSRAGGSEHVEAVTLFQVLXVGRSAVQTVIDDWIEAYQKDRDTALLDLISFFIQCSGCKGRRVPTRDCVLSDSLVRAFRQTCTLAAVKLLSSLVAVAMSLSVGIENSQKLYEVQERKTRQRSNVQQERIEKKVTELQGKRAEMESMMDILFKGVFLKRYRDVLPQIRCICMAELGLWMKLYSSAFLNDSYLKSMGWMMHDKIPDVRLKCVLGLQGLYVDPQLLPKLDLFTSRFKDRLISMTLDKDNEVAVQTLKLLLLISRTALSPEDYQQLLQLVYSSQRPLAAAAGELLFSRLLNTAGPTSDAEDDINKEGVHKQPTSRLKALLQFYQESELHKHVVYLVDSLRDVGAALLKDWPTLTSILLQDPSSHAPGLTCAEQVVLVEMLVASVRQAAEGPSLAGRSGAKKVTNAKERKIQNDDCTKLTDHFLVVLPQLLSKFSESSDCVASLMKIPQFFLPECPDSDNTQAVSAPLTAEMETVLERHAGPSVLEAAARMSLSLCWGGGGGAASSATARDTRDSXLTELLGGSLKGDSFSADEEKTGDILATLKKLRAFHNCHNLLRWNLFELLSPLLSVDGSEGGAPPEVLLEVLQCLSSCMIWSLSTSTDSLTSREKDVAQRLQLRLFCERGHHCLSHSHPRVQQQAFLGVCDVLTADSFQLQVWDPSCFGPLLYTPSPKLQRALSTFLCMHVFTGPDLGTLSEEERLEELHKRRNMLAAFCKLIVHRVLEMSMAAEVFIYYMKYFNEFGDILKETMCRTRRMDKRESARTLVLCLQQLLVRLKREQESGGXAHPGVQSFTSIRELARRFALSLGDQFKFRECVVMIHRNGIEFVFSEFSQTAETPTPPYVSYLPILSEFSSKLLKPDKKTVFSYLQKHTAEKVIDLREESWQPLLCYRASLLAAAEREDAASYVSSDRKYLPSRSKLKLEGCKSPCPLSPSDSKVANVTKSSFSPSHQEKTADTDPFSVPVEPPAKRSNIQGTVLSIHNEADDDTVEVEL; the protein is encoded by the exons ATGATACCAGAGCCCACAGCTTCAGCTGCAACCAGGGCCTCAAAGCAGAG GAAGAACTCTCATGATGAGGCGAACTCCTCCGCAGC GTCAGAGGATGAGTCGGGGAAGGAGAACAGACAAAAGAGTGCG AGACGGAGAAAAAGAGCACACACAGGCTCAGAGAATGTCAAGCGCAAACGTGCTAAAGCcagtggcagcagcagagcaggaGGCAGCGAACACGTGGAGGCCGTCACCCTGTTCCAGGTGC ACGTGGGCCGGAGCGCCGTGCAG ACGGTGATTGATGATTGGATCGAGGCTTACCAGAAGGACAGAGACACTGCTCTCCTCGATCTCATCAGCTTCTTCATCCAATGCTCGGGATGCAAAG ggcggcgagtccccacacgtgactgtgtgcTGTCAGACTCTTTAGTACGGGCTTTCAGACAGACCTGCACACTAGCAG CCGTGAAGCTGCTGAGCTCTCTGGTTGCCGTGGCTATGAGCCTGAGCGTCGGCATTGAAAACAGTCAGAAACTGTACGAGGTGCAGGAGAGGAAGACAAGGCAGAGAAGCAACGTGCAACAGGAGAGAATAGAGAAGAAAGTCACAGAG CTGCAGGGGAAGAGGGCGGAGATGGAGAGCATGATGGACATCCTCTTTAAAGGAGTTTTCCTGAAAAGATATCG CGACGTGCTTCCACAAATCCGCTGTATCTGTATGGCGGAGTTGGGTTTGTGGATGAAGCTCTACAGTTCTGCTTTTCTCAACGATAGCTACCTCAAATCCATGGGCTGGATGATGCACGACAAG ATTCCAGATGTGCGTCTCAAGTGTGTTTTAGGTCTGCAGGGTTTATATGTAGATCCTCAGCTCCTCCCTAAACTGGACCTGTTCACCAGCCGCTTCAAG gACCGGTTGATCTCCATGACTCTGGATAAAGACAACGAGGTGGCAGTGCAGACCCTGAAGCTGCTGCTCCTCATCTCCAG AACGGCTCTCAGTCCAGAGGACTACCAGCAGCTGCTCCAGTTAGTTTACTCCTCACAGCGCCCCCTGGCGGCCGCTGCAGGGGAGCTGCTCTTCTCACG GCTTCTCAACACTGCAGGCCCCACATCTGACGCTGAGGATGACATAAATAAGGAGGGGGTACATAAACAACCCACATCCAGACTGAAGGCTCTGCTGCAGTTCTACCAGGAGTCTGAG CTGCACAAACATGTGGTTTACCTGGTGGACAGTCTGCGGGACGTTGGTGCCGCCCTGCTGAAGGACTGGCCCACTCTCACATCCATACTGCTGCAGGACCCCTCCTCACACGCTCCAG gccTCACTTGTGCAGAACAAGTTGTGCTTGTTGAGATGTTGGTAGCGTCGGTGCGTCAGGCTGCAGAGGGACCATCACTGGCAGGAAGGAGTGGAGCAAAGAAG GTAACGAATGCCAAGGAAAGGAAAATCCAGAATGATGACTGTACCAAGCTCACTGATCACTTCCTCGTGGTGCTTCCACAGTTACTTTCCAAG TTTTCAGAGAGTAGTGACTGTGTGGCCTCCCTGATGAAGATTCCTCAGTTCTTCCTCCCTGAGTGTCCTGACTCTGACAACACACAG GCAGTATCGGCTCCTCTGACGGCAGAGATGGAAACAGTTTTGGAGCGCCACGCTGGACCCTCTGTTCTGGAGGCGGCTGCCCGTATGTCCCTCagtctgtgt tggggggggggggggggggcggcctcCAGCGCCACAGCCCGGGACACCAGAGACTC GCTGACAGAGCTGCTGGGGGGCTCGCTGAAG GGTGACAGTTTCTCCGCTGATGAGGAGAAAACTGGAgacattttagccacactgaagaAACTCAGAGCTTTCCACAA CTGTCACAACCTCCTCAGGTGGAACCTGTTTGAGCTGTtgtctcctctcctgtcagTGGATGGCAGTGAGGGAGGAGCACCGCCTGAG GTGCTGCTGGAGGTACTGCAGTGTCTCTCTTCCTGCATGATCTGGTCCCTCAGCACCAGTACCGACTCATTAACCTCCAGA GAGAAGGACGTGGCCCAGAGGCTCCAGCTGCGTCTCTTCTGTGAGCGAGGTCACCACTGTCTCTCCCACTCTCACCCCAGGGTGCAGCAGCAG GCCTTCCTGGGAGTCTGTGACGTTCTGACGGCTGACTCCTTCCAGCTGCAGGTGTGGGACCCCAGCTGCTTCGGGCCTCTGCTCTACACCCCCAGTCCCAAACTGCAGAGGGCGCTCTCCACCTTCCTGTGCATGCACGTCTTCACTGGACCAGACT TGGGAACTCTGTCTGAGGAGGAGAGGCTGGAGGAGCTACACAAACGCAGAAACATGCTGGCAGCCTTCTGCAAACTCATAGTGCATCGAGTTCTGGAGATGAGCATGGCAGCTGAGGTCTTCATTTACTACATGAAG TACTTCAACGAGTTTGGAGACATCCTCAAGGAGACGATGTGCCGGACCAGACGGATGGATAAGAGAGAGAGCGCTCGCACTCTGGTGCTCTGCTTGCAGCAG CTGTTGGTCCGTCTGAAGCGTGAGCAGGAGAGCGGGG GGGCTCACCCGGGGGTCCAGTCCTTCACCAGCATCAGAGAGCTCGCCCGGCGCTTCGCCCTCAGCTTGGGGGACCAGTTCAAGTTTCGTGAGTGTGTCGTCATGATCCACAG GAACGGCATAGAGTTTGTGTTCAGCGAGTTCAGTCAGACGGCAGAAACACCTACTCCGCCGTACGTCTCCTACCTGCCCATCCTCAGTGAGTTCTCCAGCAAACTGCTCAAACCAGACAAGAAAACAGT GTTCTCCTACCTGCAGAAGCACACAGCAGAGAAGGTTATTGACCTCAGGGAGGAGAGCTGGCAGCCGCTCCTCTGCTATCGAGCCTCCCTGCTGGCTGCAGCTGAAAGGGAGGATGCCGCGTCGTACGTTAGCTCCGACAGGAAGTACCTGCCCAGTCGCTCCAAACTAAAACTAGAAG GATGCAAGTCCCCCTGCCCGTTGAGCCCTTCTGACTCCAAAGTAGCCAACGTTACAAAGTCCAGCTTCAGTCCAAG CCATCAGGAAAAGACAGCAGACACGGATCCCTTTTCCGTCCCCGTGGAGCCTCCTGCAAAGAGATCCAACATCCAGGGAACTGTCCTCAGCATCCACAACGAGGCGGATGACGACACTGTGGAAGTTGAACTGTAA
- the LOC117466571 gene encoding uncharacterized protein produces MAVSTTEPLCQPCGYHEAFRVELQVKRPLMPVHLSPEQVGLEMLCLCGQLDLLVRAQMQQFQEQLGQGCSPEESDTFQAQGSEILDQMLQCLEHLPKPMPQLEDYLDMVGLSVMFPRVEVFLIQGSPVDMLERPPMDEYFFHIAKLNQLLVLSQQLEEDIRHLGSHKYIAHQLSVIYLVLSSFRGIQAFSEIKKDIEANFKQMKQSLLVEEGSRHEPQLAAHYINWILELTQSLTSLVLTLPEELTEDLHQAVTFVSQFLS; encoded by the exons TGGAGCTACAGGTGAAGAGGCCCCTGATGCCGGTCCATCTGAGTCCAGAGCAGGTGGGCCTGGAGATGCTGTGTCTCTGCGGGCAGCTGGACCTCCTCGTCAGGGCTCAGATGCAGCAG TTCCAGGAGCAGTTAGGACAAGGCTGCAGTCCAGAGGAGTCAGACACTTTCCAGGCTCAAGGATCAGAGATTCTTGACCAGATGCTGCAGTGCCTTGAACATCTACCAAAGCCTATGCCACAGCTGGAG GACTACCTGGACATGGTGGGTCTGTCAGTGATGTTCCCTCGTGTTGAGGTGTTTCTCATTCAAGGCAGCCCTGTGGACATGCTGGAGAGGCCTCCGATGGACG AATACTTCTTCCACATCGCCAAACTGAACCAGCTCCTAGTGCTGAGTCAACAGCTGGAGGAAGATATCAGACACCTTGGAAGTCATAAATACATTGCCCACCAGCTCTCGGTTATATAT CTAGTCCTCAGCTCTTTCAGAGGAATTCAGGCTTTCTCTGAAATAAAGAAAGACATTGAGGCGAACTTCAAACAGATGAAACAGTCTCTGTTGGTGGAGGAAGGCTCGCGGCACGAACCTCAGCTGGCTGCGCACTACATCAACTG GATATTAGAACTTACTCAAAGTTTAACATCGTTGGTGTTGACGCTACCGGAGGAGCTGACAGAAGACCTTCACCAGGCCGTGACCTTCGTGTCCCAGTTCCTGTCCTGA